The proteins below come from a single Mycolicibacterium sp. TY81 genomic window:
- a CDS encoding LLM class flavin-dependent oxidoreductase, with the protein MAITLHWFLPTNGDSRTDLSLGNAVGGAGSRADAFGADRAPDLDYLSLVAGAAEKLGFTGALTPTSSWCEDAWVFTAALTQRTEHFKYLVAFRPGLQAPTLVAQAAATYQRISRNRLLLNVVTGGDDIEQRRFGDYLGKSERYERAAEFLTIFRQLWSGEPVTFTGKHLSVENATIIPAETWPDIYLGGSSAEALEVAAEHADVYLTWGEPPAQVAEKLDAVRHQVKNLGRARRAAGELRFGIRLHVISRPTEEEAWAQADKLLAGLDPESIKRAQQVQRSSQSEGQRRMSALHGGRTDNLEVSPNLWAGIGLVRGGAGTALVGSHEQVADRIAEYHELGLDEFILSGYPHLEEAFSFGEGVIPILAERGLLADRHS; encoded by the coding sequence ATGGCAATCACATTGCACTGGTTCCTGCCGACCAACGGTGACTCGCGCACCGACCTGAGTCTCGGCAACGCGGTCGGTGGCGCAGGCAGCCGGGCCGACGCCTTCGGCGCGGATCGGGCTCCCGACCTCGACTACCTCAGCCTGGTGGCCGGCGCCGCGGAGAAACTCGGGTTCACCGGCGCGCTGACCCCCACCAGCAGCTGGTGTGAGGACGCCTGGGTGTTCACGGCAGCGCTGACCCAGCGGACCGAACACTTCAAGTACCTCGTGGCCTTCCGGCCGGGGCTGCAGGCGCCGACCCTGGTCGCCCAGGCCGCCGCCACCTACCAGCGCATCTCGCGAAACCGATTGCTGCTCAACGTCGTCACCGGTGGTGATGACATCGAGCAGCGCCGCTTCGGCGACTACCTCGGCAAGTCGGAGCGCTACGAGCGGGCCGCCGAGTTCCTCACGATCTTCCGGCAGCTGTGGTCCGGCGAGCCGGTCACCTTCACCGGCAAGCACCTGTCCGTGGAGAACGCGACGATCATCCCGGCCGAGACCTGGCCGGACATCTACCTGGGCGGCTCGTCGGCCGAAGCGCTGGAAGTGGCCGCCGAACACGCCGACGTGTATCTGACCTGGGGTGAGCCGCCCGCTCAGGTCGCCGAGAAGCTCGACGCCGTGCGTCACCAGGTCAAGAACCTGGGCCGAGCGCGGCGCGCTGCCGGGGAACTGCGGTTCGGGATTCGGCTGCACGTCATCAGCCGCCCCACGGAAGAGGAGGCGTGGGCGCAGGCCGACAAACTGCTCGCGGGCCTCGATCCCGAGAGCATCAAGCGCGCCCAGCAGGTGCAGCGCAGCTCGCAGTCCGAGGGGCAACGCCGGATGTCGGCCCTCCACGGCGGTCGGACCGACAACCTGGAGGTCTCGCCCAACCTGTGGGCCGGTATCGGTCTGGTCCGTGGTGGCGCCGGCACCGCACTGGTCGGCAGTCATGAGCAGGTCGCCGACCGCATCGCCGAGTACCACGAGCTGGGCCTCGACGAGTTCATCCTGTCCGGGTATCCGCATCTGGAAGAGGCCTTCAGCTTCGGCGAGGGCGTCATCCCGATCCTGGCGGAGCGCGGCCTGCTCGCTGATCGGCACTCCTGA
- a CDS encoding acyl-CoA dehydrogenase family protein — protein MARTRAPRSHAEVVAVAEEFAASVKPGAAERDRAGAVPRAEVAEFDKLGLPAVTVPIDDGGDGLGPRTLAEVIRIVAAADPALAQTPQGHYLAVDILRLLGTPLQRARILPAVVDGARIAPVLAERGGHHAQDLKTRLVKDGARWRLDGTKYYCTGAITSRWLAVSALDPADRLVLAFVERDAPGVSIDEDWAAMGQRSTVSGTTTLDGVAVDSDLVVPYWSAFEKPQLLGARAQLVHTAIEAGIAEGALADAAEFVRTRSRPFFEAVRYGGAKAASDDPHILLRFGQLATRTRASTQLLRWAAGELEDIGLDVADPDAAAHGSIAVAQAKAFASDVAVDVASQLFALTGASGTDRRHDLDRHWRNARTHSVHDPVDWKYHHIGAWELSGVAPPNHGQI, from the coding sequence ATGGCCCGCACCCGGGCTCCCCGGAGCCACGCCGAAGTCGTCGCCGTCGCGGAAGAGTTCGCGGCATCGGTGAAGCCCGGTGCGGCAGAACGTGATCGGGCCGGTGCGGTACCCCGCGCCGAAGTGGCCGAGTTCGACAAGCTGGGCCTGCCGGCCGTCACGGTGCCGATCGACGACGGGGGAGACGGGCTCGGGCCGCGTACGCTGGCCGAGGTCATCAGGATCGTCGCGGCCGCGGATCCCGCGCTGGCGCAGACGCCGCAGGGTCACTACCTGGCGGTGGACATCCTGCGCCTGCTCGGCACACCACTGCAGCGGGCCCGAATCCTGCCGGCTGTCGTCGACGGCGCGCGCATCGCCCCGGTGCTCGCCGAGCGCGGCGGTCACCATGCCCAGGACCTCAAGACGCGCCTGGTCAAGGACGGTGCGCGGTGGCGACTCGACGGCACCAAGTACTACTGCACCGGTGCCATCACGTCGCGGTGGCTGGCGGTCAGCGCGCTCGATCCCGCCGACCGTCTCGTGCTGGCCTTCGTCGAACGTGACGCCCCCGGGGTGTCGATCGACGAGGACTGGGCCGCCATGGGGCAGCGCTCGACCGTGAGTGGCACCACCACGCTCGACGGCGTCGCCGTCGACAGCGATCTGGTGGTGCCCTACTGGTCGGCATTCGAGAAGCCGCAACTGCTCGGTGCCCGCGCGCAGCTGGTGCACACCGCCATCGAAGCCGGCATCGCCGAGGGTGCCCTGGCCGATGCCGCCGAGTTCGTCCGCACCCGCAGCCGGCCGTTCTTCGAGGCGGTGCGCTACGGCGGCGCCAAGGCCGCGAGCGACGATCCGCACATCCTGCTGCGGTTCGGTCAGCTCGCCACCCGGACGCGCGCGTCGACCCAGCTGTTACGTTGGGCCGCAGGCGAACTCGAAGACATCGGGCTCGATGTCGCCGATCCCGACGCCGCCGCGCACGGCTCGATTGCGGTTGCGCAGGCCAAGGCCTTCGCCAGTGACGTGGCCGTCGACGTCGCCAGTCAGCTGTTCGCGTTGACCGGCGCGAGCGGCACCGACCGCCGCCACGACCTCGACCGGCACTGGCGCAATGCGCGGACCCACAGCGTGCACGACCCCGTCGACTGGAAGTACCACCACATCGGCGCGTGGGAGCTCTCCGGTGTCGCGCCGCCCAATCACGGGCAGATCTGA